The following coding sequences are from one Gadus macrocephalus chromosome 3, ASM3116895v1 window:
- the prmt9 gene encoding protein arginine N-methyltransferase 9 isoform X1 gives MPNASTRPKRGRRTRRQPREDPARNELVSRSLESAQQCLFNQDYGTAFVHYLLVLNLAPMLKDFARESFRFTLFKWADELDSVGRVQDLFNCFEQALELFPADEVILNSMGEHLFRMGFRDEAAGHFHKALKLKPDYPEARENFYRVANWLVERWHFLMLNDRGRNQKYQQAIQKAVERGCNTVLDIGTGTGILGMCAKKAGAAEVFACELSKTMYELACEVVTANGMKGGINILHKKSMDMEVPKDIPHRVSLVVTETVDAGLFGEGIIESLIHAWHHLLLPPQQISDDMMSLEPSKTGRVIPAGATVFGMAVESVEIRRHHRLCVSEVGGLSLGAAGQLHSPVSCTADADDSLEPYTTERLSRIPGGYTALTEPFRALDIDFNNVTELEGLSSRETQRLHLPVTQEGNLDALAVWFQLHLDQESSLSTGPQEDTCWEQAIYPIQNPNSVALRPGDQLVVDVSCRDAFLRLCSISVVRDGHEIRLDPHLSVDTQQPGTNPNPTATAAPAPAPTPAATPTPTPTPESELCSALAGLQTHQSPPRETCVLECSEIALLNNKHYHQSFNQALDTLLTGLALAKENSSAVGPVNPTTATSTTTPSPSSAAAAAAKDPNDDLLYFLDVSEGFSLLPLMAARHGHVKAYSSVEKSQHQDVLRRLAGANGVHERRLEFWLNQANEEDPAVLKRPSREKLWSAIVLDCVETCGLIRQRLMEKASLASCLLEEGGRVFPERIVLYGMLVESDTLLLESAVQGQEPTLGFNIAPFINQFTVPVHVFLDFSTLDCRHLSESVELFVLDLMKASANYTNREVKVRATSSGRVTAVPFWYQIHLDPEVSVSTLSQDSHWKQAAVVLQPSLEVRAGDWVCLAVQLHKSSISMSARIDSEDASAGLPAVAMTTS, from the exons ATGCCCAATGCCAGCACTAGACCAAAGCGGGGTAGGAGGACCCGACGGCAACCAAGAGAGGATCCCGCCAGAAACGAGCTGGTTTCTCGGTCCCTAGAGAGTGCCCAACAGTGCTTGTTTAACCAAGACTATGGGACTGCCTTTGTCCACTACCTCCTGGTCCTCAACCTTGCCCCTATGCTTAAGGACTTTGCAAGG GAGTCGTTCAGATTCACTCTGTTCAAATGGGCTGACGAGCTGGACTCGGTGGGGCGCGTTCAGGATCTCTTTAACTGTTTCGAACAAGCTCTGGAGCTCTTTCCTGCCGATGAGGTTATCTTGAACAGCATGGGTGAGCACCTCTTCAG AATGGGTTTCCGGGATGAGGCTGCCGGTCATTTCCACAAGGCCCTCAAGCTGAAGCCGGACTATCCCGAAGCGAGGGAGAACTTCTACCGCGTGGCTAACTGGCTGGTCGAGCGCTGGCACTTCCTGATGCTCAACGACCGCGGGAGGAACCAGAAGTATCAGCAAGCCATTCAGAAGGCGGTGGAGAGGGGCTGTAACACTGTACTAGACATAGGTACTGGCACAGGGATCCTGGG CATGTGTGCAAAGAAGGCAGGAGCTGCAGAAGTGTTTGCCTGTGAACTGTCCAAGACCATGTATGAACTGGCCTGTGAGGTGGTGACGGCGAATGGGATGAAAGGAGGAATCAACATCCTTCATAAGAAATCTATGGACATGGAGGTGCCTAAAGACATCCCACACAG GGTTTCCTTAGTTGTGACGGAGACAGTGGATGCAGGGTTATTTGGAGAAGGCATCATAGAGAGTCTCATCCACGCCTGGCACCACCTGCTTCTGCCACCACAG CAGATATCCGATGACATGATGTCCCTGGAACCTTCAAAGACAGGCCGGGTCATTCCGGCCGGAGCCACAGTGTTCGGCATGGCGGTCGAGAGTGTAGAGATCCGCCGGCACCATAG gctgtgtgtgtctgaggtcgGGGGTCTGTCCCTGGGGGCCGCGGGCCAGCTCCACAGCCCTGTGAGCTGCACTGCGGACGCAGACGACTCCTTGGAGCCCTACACCACGGAGAGGCTGAGCAGGATCCCCGGAGGATACACGGCCCTCACCGAGCCCTTCAGGGCCCTGGACATAGACTTCAACAACGTCACG GAGCTGGAGGGGCTGAGCTCCAGAGAGACGCAGCGGCTGCACCTGCCCGTCACCCAGGAGGGGAACCTGGATGCCCTCGCCGTGTGGTTCCAGCTCCACCTTGACCAGGAGAGCAGCCTCTCCACTGGGCCCCAGGAGGACACCTGTTGGGAGCAGGCCATCTACCCCATCCAGAACCCCAACA GCGTTGCCCTGAGACCCGGAGACCAGCTGGTGGTGGACGTCTCCTGTCGAGACGCCTTCCTGAGGCTCTGCAGCATTTCCGTGGTGAGGGACGGCCACGAGATCCGCCTCGATCCGCACCTCAGCGTCGACACCCAGCAGCCGGGTACCAACCCAAACCCAACGGCAACTGccgctcccgctcccgctccgACCCCCGCTGCCACgccgaccccgaccccgaccccggaGTCGGAGCTCTGCAGCGCTCTCGCCGGCCTCCAGACCCACCAGAGCCCGCCCCGGGAGACGTGCGTGCTGGAGTGCTCCGAGATAGCCCTGCTCAACAACAAACACTACCACCAGAGCTTCAACCAGGCGCTGGACACGCTGTTGACTGGCCTGGCGCTCGCCAAGGAGAACAGCAGCGCCGTCGGGCCTGTGAaccccaccactgccaccagcaCAACAACCCCCTCCCCGagcagcgccgccgccgccgccgccaaggACCCCAACGACGACCTCCTCTACTTCCTGGACGTGTCGGAGGGCTTCTCGCTGCTCCCCCTGATGGCGGCGCGCCACGGCCACGTCAAGGCCTACAGCTCGGTGGAGAAGAGCCAGCACCAGGACGTCCTGCGGAGGCTGGCGGGGGCCAACGGCGTCCACGAGCGGAGGCTGGAGTTCTGGCTGAACCAGGCGAACGAGGAGGACCCGGCGGTGCTGAAGAGGCCCTCCCGGGAGAAGCTGTGGAGCGCCATCGTCCTGGACTGCGTGGAGACGTGCGGCCTCATACGGCAGAGGCTGATGGAGAAGGCTTCACTGGCCAG TTGtctgctggaggaggggggacgtGTGTTTCCTGAGAGGATAGTGCTGTACGGCATGCTGGTGGAGTCGGACACGCTGTTGCTGGAGAGCGCCGTCCAGGGACAGGAGCCCACGCTAGGCTTCAACATCGCCCCCTTCATCAACCAGTTCACT GTACCAGTCCATGTGTTTCTAGACTTCTCCACCCTGGACTGCAGACATCTCAGTGAGTCTGTGGAGCTGTTTGTCCTGGATCTCATGAAAGCCAGCGCCAACTACACAAACAGAGAGGTCAAG GTGCGGGCCACGTCGTCGGGCCGGGTGACGGCGGTGCCCTTCTGGTACCAGATCCACCTGGACCCGGAGGTGAGCGTCAGCACGCTCAGCCAGGACTCCCACTGGAAGCAGGCGGCCGTGGTGCTGCAGCCCTCCCTGGAGGTCCGCGCCGGGGACTGGGTGTGCCTGGCCGTGCAGCTCCACAAGAGCAGCATCTCAATGTCAGCGCGGATAGACAGCGAGGATGCCTCTGCGGGGCTCCCCGCCGTCGCCATGACAACCAGCTAG
- the tmem184c gene encoding transmembrane protein 184C, with protein MPCSCGNWRRWIRPLVVLLYILLLLVVLPLCVWELQKSGVGIHNKAWFIAGIFVFMTIPISLWGILQHLVHYTQPELQKPIIRILWMVPIYSLDSWIALKYPSIAIYVDTCRECYEAFVIYNFMIFLLNYLGNQYPNLALMLEVQDQQRHLPPLCCCPPWPMGEVLLHRCKLGVLQYTVVRPVTTVIALICELCGVYDEGNFSSTNAWTYLVIFNNMSQLFAMYCLVLFYKALREELSPIKPVGKFLCVKMVVFVSFWQAAFIALLVKVGVISETETWEWKSVEAVATGLQDFIICVEMFLAAIAHHFSFTYKPYILDGDEGSCFDSFLAMWDISDVRADISEQVRNVGRTVMGRPRRSYFGEGPMDGERSGLLSGDSPDGGNFESVSNPVSPKGRYQGLGNTMTPHSRSAPAGFNAAPWEEDGYDEARRSDQPAEVGEEVPTGSAEPTVADLVVIT; from the exons ATGCCTTGCTCCTGTGGAAACTGGAGAAGATGGATTCGACCCTTGGTCGTGTTGTTGtatatattgttgttgttagtCGTCCTACCACTCTGCGTCTGGGAACTACAGAAGTCTGGG GTCGGGATTCATAACAAAGCATGGTTCATTGCCGGAATATTTGTCTTCATGACTATACCAATATCCTTATGGGGCATCCTGCAGCATTTAGTACACTATACTCAGCCGGAACTGCAGAAACCCATTATAAG AATACTGTGGATGGTCCCGATCTACAGCTTGGACAGT TGGATTGCCTTGAAGTACCCTAGTATAGCGATATACGTGGACACGTGCAGGGAGTGCTACGAGGCTTTTGTAATCTACAACTTCATGATCTTCCTGCTCAACTACCTGGGCAACCAGTACCCCAACTTAGCCCTGATGCTGGAGGTCCAGGATCAGCAGAGACACCTGccccctctctgctgctgccccccctgGCCAATGGGAGA GGTGTTGCTCCATCGATGCAAGCTGGGGGTGTTGCAGTACACCGTGGTTAGACCGGTCACAACAGTCATCGCTCT GATCTGCGAACTGTGTGGAGTGTATGACGAAGGCAATTTCAGCTCCACCAACGCATGGACCTACCTGGTCATCTTCAACAATATGTCCCAGCTG TTCGCCATGTACTGTCTGGTGTTGTTCTATAAGGCCTTGAGGGAGGAACTCAGCCCTATCAAACCAGTTGGGAAGTTCTTGTGTGTCAAAATGGTGGTGTTTGTCTCCTTCTG GCAAGCTGCGTTTATTGCTCTCCTAGTCAAAGTAGGTGTGATCTCAGAGACAGAAACTTGGGAATGGAAAAGCGTGGAGGCTGTGGCCACTGGCTTACAG GATTTCATCATCTGCGTGGAGATGTTCCTAGCAGCCATTGCCCATCATTTCAGCTTCACGTACAAGCCCTACATCCTGGACGGGGACGAAGGGTCCTGCTTCGACTCCTTCCTGGCCATGTGGGACATCTCCGACGTCCGGGCCGACATCTCAGAACAAGTCCGCAATGTTG GGAGAACCGTGATGGGCCGTCCCAGGAGGAGCTACTTTGGCGAGGGGCCGATGGACGGCGAGCGCTCCGGCCTGCTCTCGGGCGACTCCCCGGACGGCGGTAACTTTGAGTCTGTGTCCAATCCGGTGTCGCCCAAGGGTCGGTACCAGGGCCTGGGCAACACCATGACCCCTCACTCTCGGTCCGCCCCGGCCGGGTTCAACGCGGCCCCGTGGGAGGAGGACGGGTACGACGAGGCCCGGCGGAGCGACCAGCCGGCCGAGGTCGGGGAAGAAGTACCCACGGGTTCGGCAGAGCCCACCGTGGCGGATCTGGTTGTTATCACGTAG
- the prmt9 gene encoding protein arginine N-methyltransferase 9 isoform X2 → MPNASTRPKRGRRTRRQPREDPARNELVSRSLESAQQCLFNQDYGTAFVHYLLVLNLAPMLKDFARESFRFTLFKWADELDSVGRVQDLFNCFEQALELFPADEVILNSMGEHLFRMGFRDEAAGHFHKALKLKPDYPEARENFYRVANWLVERWHFLMLNDRGRNQKYQQAIQKAVERGCNTVLDIGTGTGILGMCAKKAGAAEVFACELSKTMYELACEVVTANGMKGGINILHKKSMDMEVPKDIPHRVSLVVTETVDAGLFGEGIIESLIHAWHHLLLPPQISDDMMSLEPSKTGRVIPAGATVFGMAVESVEIRRHHRLCVSEVGGLSLGAAGQLHSPVSCTADADDSLEPYTTERLSRIPGGYTALTEPFRALDIDFNNVTELEGLSSRETQRLHLPVTQEGNLDALAVWFQLHLDQESSLSTGPQEDTCWEQAIYPIQNPNSVALRPGDQLVVDVSCRDAFLRLCSISVVRDGHEIRLDPHLSVDTQQPGTNPNPTATAAPAPAPTPAATPTPTPTPESELCSALAGLQTHQSPPRETCVLECSEIALLNNKHYHQSFNQALDTLLTGLALAKENSSAVGPVNPTTATSTTTPSPSSAAAAAAKDPNDDLLYFLDVSEGFSLLPLMAARHGHVKAYSSVEKSQHQDVLRRLAGANGVHERRLEFWLNQANEEDPAVLKRPSREKLWSAIVLDCVETCGLIRQRLMEKASLASCLLEEGGRVFPERIVLYGMLVESDTLLLESAVQGQEPTLGFNIAPFINQFTVPVHVFLDFSTLDCRHLSESVELFVLDLMKASANYTNREVKVRATSSGRVTAVPFWYQIHLDPEVSVSTLSQDSHWKQAAVVLQPSLEVRAGDWVCLAVQLHKSSISMSARIDSEDASAGLPAVAMTTS, encoded by the exons ATGCCCAATGCCAGCACTAGACCAAAGCGGGGTAGGAGGACCCGACGGCAACCAAGAGAGGATCCCGCCAGAAACGAGCTGGTTTCTCGGTCCCTAGAGAGTGCCCAACAGTGCTTGTTTAACCAAGACTATGGGACTGCCTTTGTCCACTACCTCCTGGTCCTCAACCTTGCCCCTATGCTTAAGGACTTTGCAAGG GAGTCGTTCAGATTCACTCTGTTCAAATGGGCTGACGAGCTGGACTCGGTGGGGCGCGTTCAGGATCTCTTTAACTGTTTCGAACAAGCTCTGGAGCTCTTTCCTGCCGATGAGGTTATCTTGAACAGCATGGGTGAGCACCTCTTCAG AATGGGTTTCCGGGATGAGGCTGCCGGTCATTTCCACAAGGCCCTCAAGCTGAAGCCGGACTATCCCGAAGCGAGGGAGAACTTCTACCGCGTGGCTAACTGGCTGGTCGAGCGCTGGCACTTCCTGATGCTCAACGACCGCGGGAGGAACCAGAAGTATCAGCAAGCCATTCAGAAGGCGGTGGAGAGGGGCTGTAACACTGTACTAGACATAGGTACTGGCACAGGGATCCTGGG CATGTGTGCAAAGAAGGCAGGAGCTGCAGAAGTGTTTGCCTGTGAACTGTCCAAGACCATGTATGAACTGGCCTGTGAGGTGGTGACGGCGAATGGGATGAAAGGAGGAATCAACATCCTTCATAAGAAATCTATGGACATGGAGGTGCCTAAAGACATCCCACACAG GGTTTCCTTAGTTGTGACGGAGACAGTGGATGCAGGGTTATTTGGAGAAGGCATCATAGAGAGTCTCATCCACGCCTGGCACCACCTGCTTCTGCCACCACAG ATATCCGATGACATGATGTCCCTGGAACCTTCAAAGACAGGCCGGGTCATTCCGGCCGGAGCCACAGTGTTCGGCATGGCGGTCGAGAGTGTAGAGATCCGCCGGCACCATAG gctgtgtgtgtctgaggtcgGGGGTCTGTCCCTGGGGGCCGCGGGCCAGCTCCACAGCCCTGTGAGCTGCACTGCGGACGCAGACGACTCCTTGGAGCCCTACACCACGGAGAGGCTGAGCAGGATCCCCGGAGGATACACGGCCCTCACCGAGCCCTTCAGGGCCCTGGACATAGACTTCAACAACGTCACG GAGCTGGAGGGGCTGAGCTCCAGAGAGACGCAGCGGCTGCACCTGCCCGTCACCCAGGAGGGGAACCTGGATGCCCTCGCCGTGTGGTTCCAGCTCCACCTTGACCAGGAGAGCAGCCTCTCCACTGGGCCCCAGGAGGACACCTGTTGGGAGCAGGCCATCTACCCCATCCAGAACCCCAACA GCGTTGCCCTGAGACCCGGAGACCAGCTGGTGGTGGACGTCTCCTGTCGAGACGCCTTCCTGAGGCTCTGCAGCATTTCCGTGGTGAGGGACGGCCACGAGATCCGCCTCGATCCGCACCTCAGCGTCGACACCCAGCAGCCGGGTACCAACCCAAACCCAACGGCAACTGccgctcccgctcccgctccgACCCCCGCTGCCACgccgaccccgaccccgaccccggaGTCGGAGCTCTGCAGCGCTCTCGCCGGCCTCCAGACCCACCAGAGCCCGCCCCGGGAGACGTGCGTGCTGGAGTGCTCCGAGATAGCCCTGCTCAACAACAAACACTACCACCAGAGCTTCAACCAGGCGCTGGACACGCTGTTGACTGGCCTGGCGCTCGCCAAGGAGAACAGCAGCGCCGTCGGGCCTGTGAaccccaccactgccaccagcaCAACAACCCCCTCCCCGagcagcgccgccgccgccgccgccaaggACCCCAACGACGACCTCCTCTACTTCCTGGACGTGTCGGAGGGCTTCTCGCTGCTCCCCCTGATGGCGGCGCGCCACGGCCACGTCAAGGCCTACAGCTCGGTGGAGAAGAGCCAGCACCAGGACGTCCTGCGGAGGCTGGCGGGGGCCAACGGCGTCCACGAGCGGAGGCTGGAGTTCTGGCTGAACCAGGCGAACGAGGAGGACCCGGCGGTGCTGAAGAGGCCCTCCCGGGAGAAGCTGTGGAGCGCCATCGTCCTGGACTGCGTGGAGACGTGCGGCCTCATACGGCAGAGGCTGATGGAGAAGGCTTCACTGGCCAG TTGtctgctggaggaggggggacgtGTGTTTCCTGAGAGGATAGTGCTGTACGGCATGCTGGTGGAGTCGGACACGCTGTTGCTGGAGAGCGCCGTCCAGGGACAGGAGCCCACGCTAGGCTTCAACATCGCCCCCTTCATCAACCAGTTCACT GTACCAGTCCATGTGTTTCTAGACTTCTCCACCCTGGACTGCAGACATCTCAGTGAGTCTGTGGAGCTGTTTGTCCTGGATCTCATGAAAGCCAGCGCCAACTACACAAACAGAGAGGTCAAG GTGCGGGCCACGTCGTCGGGCCGGGTGACGGCGGTGCCCTTCTGGTACCAGATCCACCTGGACCCGGAGGTGAGCGTCAGCACGCTCAGCCAGGACTCCCACTGGAAGCAGGCGGCCGTGGTGCTGCAGCCCTCCCTGGAGGTCCGCGCCGGGGACTGGGTGTGCCTGGCCGTGCAGCTCCACAAGAGCAGCATCTCAATGTCAGCGCGGATAGACAGCGAGGATGCCTCTGCGGGGCTCCCCGCCGTCGCCATGACAACCAGCTAG